Proteins encoded by one window of Cucurbita pepo subsp. pepo cultivar mu-cu-16 chromosome LG14, ASM280686v2, whole genome shotgun sequence:
- the LOC111810919 gene encoding abscisic acid 8'-hydroxylase 1-like — protein sequence MFCFAAVIAAFFLLLLHFLFKFSAPARRKLPLPPGSMGWPYMGETLQLYSQDPNVFFASKKKRYGPIFKSHILGYPCVMVSSPEAAKFVLVTKAHLFKPTFPASKERMLGKNAIFFHQGDYHAKLRRLVLRTFMPEAIRNIVPSIESIAKNTVQSWDGQLINTFQEMKMFAFEVSLLSIFGKEEALYFEDLKRCYYTLEKGYNSMPINLPGTLFHKAMKARKELAHILTKILSTRREMKRDHNDLLGSFMGEKEGLTDEQIADNVIGLIFAARDTTASVLTWILKYLGENPSVLQAVTDEQEAIMKEKQSGDDNLTWADTKNMPITSRVIQETLRVASVLSFTFREAVEDVEFDGYLIPKGWKVLPLFRNIHHSPENFPQPDKFDPSRFEVPQKPNTYMPFGNGTHSCPGNELAKLEMLVLLHHLTTKYRWSVVGAQEGIQYGPFALPHNGLPIKISLKK from the exons ATGTTCTGTTTCGCCGCCGTCATCGCcgccttctttcttcttcttcttcattttcttttcaaattctcCGCCCCTGCTCGCCGGAAACTTCCCCTTCCGCCGGGCTCAATGGGCTGGCCTTACATGGGTGAAACCCTCCAACTCTACTCTCAAGATCCCAATGTCTTCTTCGcctcaaagaagaagag ATATGGTCCTATTTTCAAGTCCCACATATTGGGTTATCCTTGTGTGATGGTTTCTAGCCCTGAAGCTGCTAAGTTTGTGTTGGTCACTAAAGCTCATCTCTTTAAGCCTACATTTCCAGCCAGTAAAGAAAGGATGTTGGGCAAAAATGCCATCTTCTTTCACCAAGGTGACTACCATGCTAAATTACGACGCCTCGTTCTTCGAACATTCATGCCTGAAGCGATTCGAAACATCGTCCCGAGTATCGAATCCATTGCTAAGAACACTGTTCAATCATGGGATGGACAATTGATCAATACCTTCCAAGAAATGAAGATG ttTGCATTCGAGGTTTCTTTACTTTCGATATTTGGAAAAGAAGAAGCTCTTTACTTCGAAGACTTGAAGCGATGCTATTACACACTTGAAAAAGGGTACAATTCAATGCCGATAAACCTGCCAGGAACACTCTTCCACAAGGCCATGAAAGCAAGGAAAGAGCTAGCACATATCTTAACCAAGATCCTCTCAACCAGAAGAGAAATGAAGCGCGATCACAACGATCTCCTTGGATCTTTCATGGGTGAAAAGGAAGGCCTCACCGATGAACAGATCGCCGATAACGTCATCGGTCTAATATTCGCTGCTCGGGACACGACCGCAAGTGTTCTAACATGGATCTTGAAGTATCTAGGAGAAAACCCAAGTGTTCTTCAAGCTGTCACT GATGAACAAGAAGCAATCATGAAGGAAAAACAGAGTGGAGATGATAATCTCACCTGGGCTGACACCAAAAACATGCCGATCACTTCAAGGGTGATTCAAGAAACTCTAAGAGTTGCTTCAGTTCTATCATTTACCTTCAGAGAAGCCGTGGAAGATGTAGAATTTGACG GCTATTTGATTCCAAAAGGATGGAAAGTTCTTCCTCTTTTCAGAAACATTCATCACAGCCCAGAAAATTTCCCTCAACCAGACAAGTTCGATCCTTCAAGATTCGAG GTCCCTCAAAAACCCAATACCTACATGCCATTTGGCAATGGAACCCACTCTTGTCCAGGAAATGAACTGGCCAAGCTCGAAATGCTCGTTCTTCTCCATCATTTAACCACCAAGTACAG ATGGAGTGTAGTGGGCGCTCAAGAAGGCATTCAATACGGTCCTTTTGCGCTTCCCCATAATGGGCTTCCCATTAAAATCTCTCTCAAGAAGTAA